A window of Zingiber officinale cultivar Zhangliang chromosome 5A, Zo_v1.1, whole genome shotgun sequence contains these coding sequences:
- the LOC121979287 gene encoding uncharacterized protein LOC121979287, whose translation MTRSSCDKLLDLDLEIERTFRALRIQEKNSEDSGSFLSSSDTPMADHSRTMKELAAPDEAFKYSCITYPDLARDFELRSGLIHLFPKYQGLSGEDPNRHLHEFHVVCSTMKPQGISEEDIKLRAFSFSLTGVAKDWLYYLPPGYITSWIDMKKAFLEKFFPASRTAIIRKSIWIQQVVGETLYDYWERFKKLCSSCPQHQISEQLLVQCFYEGLLPMDRSMIDAAAAGALVNKTPEQARELISNMAENSQQFGSRALTTRGVGEVQMVSNEQKEIRSSLLELTSLVKQLALNNANQVSILPSTQFPYQSKGVCGICSSQDHNSESCPNLHQDESVAAFYRAQFPQKYDPHSSTYNPGWRDHLNFKYRNSFYQQPPSNQNFQQLEQGFQQQNQNFQHPYQPANQFQQQFQPYQQFPNQYQQWQFQNQGVQQEQNIIQNALPAPSRLSLTQGSSNTPSNSDTQQKMDDLMQQILQQQQLFL comes from the coding sequence ATGACCAGGTCCTCGTGTGATAAGCTACTTGATCTTGATCTAGAAATTGAAAGGACCTTCAGAGCTTTGAGAATTCAAGAAAAAAATTCAGAGGACTCAGGAAGTTTTTTATCATCTTCAGATACTCCAATGGCTGATCATAGCAGAACAATGAAGGAGCTTGCAGCTCCTGATGAGGCTTTCAAGTATTCTTGCATTACTTATCCAGACTTGGCAAGAGACTTCGAGCTTAGATCTGGTTTGATTCATCTGTTTCCCAAATATCAAGGATTATCTGGAGAAGACCCAAATAGGCATTTGCATGAATTCCATGTGGTCTGCTCAACCATGAAGCCACAAGGAATTTCAGAAGAAGATATCAAGCTAAGggctttttcattttcattaactggagtagcaaaagattggttgtattatttGCCACCAGGATATATCACTtcttggattgatatgaagaagGCTTTCTTGGAGAAATTCTTTCCAGCTTCAAGGACTGCAATTATCAGGAAAAGTATCTGGATTCAGCAAGTGGTGGGAGAGACATTATACGACTATTGGGAGCGATTCAAGAAATTATGTTCAAGTTGTCCTCAACACCAGATCAGTGAGCAGCTACTAGTCCAATGCTTCTATGAGGGTTTACTACCTATGGACAGGAGTATGATAgatgcagcagcagcaggagcttTAGTGAACAAGACTCCAGAACAAGCTAGGGAGCTTATTTCAAACATGGCAGAAAATTCACAACAATTTGGAAGTAGAGCTTTGACAACGAGAGGGGTTGGAGAGGTTCAAATGGTTTCCAATGAACAAAAGGAGATAAGAAGCTCATTATTGGAGTTAACATCTTTGGTGAAGCAATTGGCATTAAACAATGCTAATCAAGTTTCTATTTTACCAAGCACACAGTTTCCGTATCAATCAAAGGGAGTTTGTGGCATTTGTTCAAGCCAAGACCACAATTCAGAGTCGTGCCCAAATCTTCATCAAGATGAGTCAGTAGCAGCATTTTATAGAGCTCAATTTCCTCAAAAATATGACCCCCATTCCTCTACTTATAATCCTGGTTGGAGAGATCATCTCAATTTTAAGTATAGAAACTCATTTTATCAGCAACCACCTTCGAATCAGAATTTTCAGCAACTTGAACAGGGATTCCAGCAGCAGAATCAGAATTTTCAGCACCCTTATCAACCTGCAAATCAATTCCAGCAACAATTTCAGCCTTATCAGCAGTTTCCAAATCAATATCAGCAATGGCAATTCCAGAATCAGGGTGTTCAGCAAGAGCAAAATATAATCCAGAATGCACTTCCAGCACCTTCAAGATTAAGTTTGACTCAAGGAAGTTCTAATACTCCTTCAAATTCGGATACACAACAGAAGATGGATGATTTGATGCAACAAATTTTACAGCAACAACAATTGTTTTTATAG